A region of the Ranitomeya variabilis isolate aRanVar5 chromosome 5, aRanVar5.hap1, whole genome shotgun sequence genome:
GAATATGTCGATATCATTCAGAATTCCTTGTTCTATGATTGATGGCAGCCGTCCTGGTCCCGACGCAGCAAAACAAGCCCAAACCATAATTCTACcaccaacgtgtttcacagatggtGTGAGCTCTTTACGCTCTAATACATTTAAACATAAAACCTCTATTGTGTTCTCATCCATCCACAAAACATTGTCCCAGTAGACTTCTGGCTTTTCCTTGTGATTTTTAGCAAATTGCAGATGAgcagcaatgttctttttggagCAGTGTCTTTTTCATTTCCGGCTagccaagcacatcattgttttgtaATGTCCTCCTGATGGTGGACTCATGAACATTCATATTGGCTAATAATAgaaaggcctttagttgcttagacaTTATCTTGGGTCCCTTTGTGACTATTATGCACCTTGCTCTTGGAGTGATCTTTGATGGTTGCCGATCTGGAGAGCATAGTAATGGTCTTGAATTTCCTCTATTTGTATATAATCTGTGGATTGGTGGAGACCAAAAGTTTTACAGCCTGTTGAGCATCAACATCTCTTCTTCTGAGATCCCCAAAAATCTCCTTTGTACATGCTATGATACAATTACACAAAGGTGCGTTGTGAAGATCAGACTTGGGTAGATCcctaatctttaaagggaacctgtcaccccgttttttgaagatgagataaaaatagcgttaaatgggGCAGagttgtgctttacattagtgtattttttgtgcctttattccccacctatgctgccgaaatacctttgtaaagtcgccgttttgggctgtcactcacgctggtctggtcctatgggcgtggtgacatcgctgtttctcccccagatcttgctcagctttccgttggtggcgtagtggtgtgcgcatgcccaaaaggcaaatccactgcgcagctgaaggaaaagagcgcgatctgcgctatttagcggtttatcggtgggcgcggccatcttcctgaggccgcgcgtgcgcagatggtagtgcttggcttcccggggcttcaggaaaatggccgccgcgatctccatctgcgcacacacggcatcccgtggccattttcctgaagccccgggaagccgagcactaccatctgcgcacgcgcggcctcaggaagatggccgcgcccaccgataagccgctgaatagcgcagatcgcgctcttttccttcagctgcgcagtggattcgcctgttgggcatgcgcacaccactacgccaccaacggaaagctgagctagatctgggggagaaacagcgatgtcaccacgcccatatgaccagaccagcgtgagtgacagcccaaaacggcgactttacaaaagtattttggcagcataggtggggaataaaggcacaaaaattacactaatgtaaagcacagctctgcccctatttaacgctatttttatctcatcttgaaaaaacggggtgacaggttccctttaaataaaacaaATCACCCACTCACACCTTTTTGTCATCCTATTAATCGAAAACACCAGATTAATTTCACTTAAAGGAAATtataaaggttcacatacttttgacaCTCACACACATTTGATATTGGATcattttgcacaataaaaaatgACAAGGTCTAATATTTTTACTCATTGGTTTGATTTGGTTCTTTGTTTCTAtgtttaggacttgtgtgaaactCTGGTGTAATTTTAGGTCACATTTATGCAAAAATATGGAAAACTCtgaaagggttcacaaactttcaggtACCATTATACAGCTATTTCTACGACTCATAAGCATAGTTAGAGCACAAAGACTATCTGCATCAGACCACGGTGTGATATTTTTATTATCTGGACACAAGGAGTAGCCACACTCAACAGGCCTCCTCTATATTTTCAGTATGTAATTGACATAAAAACAGGAATGAAAAAAATCTCATTATATTTATATTATCCATACATATCACTATATATACATTACACCGGACTGTAAACTATGAGCTTCAAGAAACAGACTGAAGAATCGAATAAGCGCCAGTTCAGGAGCgtgaagcccccatacacatttgatAGCCATTGGAAGAACGATGGTTTGGCCAATTGTTCGGCTTATCACTAGAGATTgggagtccaaaatcagacatgcccaATCTTAAACATTTCCGACAATCATCTTTTGCGGCCCAAGACACACATTAGACTGTCTGTCGAACTCATTGATGGTGGTTTCAGAAGACatctgtctaatgtgtatggggacgaaAGACATTTACGAAATCCTATTTCATTGTGATAAACAGGGTTCTAGGGTTCTAAGATTGAATACTTTGCAAATGTTCTCAAACTCATCCTTGGTGAATTTTCACAAAACCTGTTTTAGTATTATTCTCAGCTTCAGAGCAAATGGACATTAGATGACATTCATATTCAATCACAGGGGACGAATGATCAGCAGGGTTGAAAAAAAGAGGACAGAGGACAGTGCTTGGCAACTGGCGGAATTCTTCAGCCCTGCACTGTTGCTTTTTGGTGGTCCATTACAATCATCGGAGAAGCAGCATTCGATGGTAGCACTGTTTCCATTCTGCTGAGCGTGGTCACAGAAGGACTTGTAGGAGCAGGATTTGATGATACTGTCTGCAAAGAGAGGTTAGGTCATATCACACATTACTGTGGGCTATCGAAGGAATGGTCTATGTCATATATAAAGTCAAAGGTGACAAGTGGGTGATAATACTATCTACAGAGGCTACCTAAAAAGTGTGAAAGACACATCTAATCAGATATTATACATGTTCTCTACAACTTTTCTGGAGTGTCACGAGGACGTTCGGTTAGGAGGACCTTTTTGAAAAGTTGTTCATACAGGCTCACCTCATTTTTGGTTACTTGGATATATCTTTGGATCATAGTGGCTTCGTGGGTTATGGAGATATTTTTGGGCACTTACCCATAAAAGAACCTTAGGTTTAAAAATCTTACAAACAATTGTCACTACCCTAAAGGCACATGACTATTCCAGAAACAAAAATGACCCTTTGTCATAAGATACTAATGGCCCAATTCTTTCATCTCCCATGTTCATTATTTATACCCTCctaccagaagatgatggaagcgtCTTCGATTTGTCATGTAAATAGAGGAATCAATTTCATCTAGGTTCATTTTCTTGGCACCGCTTCTATTGAGCAAGAGATGACTATTGAAAACTATAGAGGTCCCACTCTGGCATCCATTAATTTTATCAATGGCCTAATGTGCTGAAATATGAGGGATCAAGAGTCCTAAGTACAGTTGGGGCAAATTGATTCACACTTCACATTCCATTGGCCACAACAGTAGTCTATGGCCACTGGACATAGgagtgagcagggccggactggccatctggcaattctggcaaatgccagaagggcctgtctggttgtgggctgccttgtctgctacattgtttgcAGAATctctgttctcaagacacccatatggttaagagttgtgatggagcacaaagtcacttaccctagcaggccacgggtatcattagaaatattggccttgtagtaaatcttgctttcaaccatccaaggtaatattagtaatatatcccatctggtgctcgggGCGGGGAgcccatgggcctgtgtgatttcaaatgccagggctgaatttcagccccagtccgtacctgggagTACTGGTTACCTGTCGGAATCTGTGGTTCTTCTGATTAGCACAATACCAATTAGGCACATGTGATGTCACGCTAGGCCGGCTAATGAAAAGAAGAGCTGTGGATGCCAGCAGGAAGGAGGTGATATTCCCTCTCCCATCTTGCAACCACAGACCACTTTCCAAGCCGATGGGATGAGA
Encoded here:
- the LOC143773312 gene encoding uncharacterized protein LOC143773312, with product MKVLFLLTLVLSLPLGSKTLRCHSCVASNEEECYRQGTHVCPQYAEVCSTITAPNSIIKSCSYKSFCDHAQQNGNSATIECCFSDDCNGPPKSNSAGLKNSASCQALSSVLFFSTLLIIRPL